Below is a genomic region from Thalassophryne amazonica chromosome 3, fThaAma1.1, whole genome shotgun sequence.
TTGGCCCACAACCCCCCCCCATCACCTCCCATATTTTAGATACTTGGAAATACCATGCAGCTACACATTTATTTACCCACTGACTGGGACGTGTGGACTACATTTATGTAAAACATGTTCcaaaaatttttttattgtttcagtGATGTGTATTTCTTCCCACCTTTATTCATGACTGAGAAAATGCTCAACTATACTTGATTTGAAAGTCCAGCACTTTTCTCCCCACACAGATACTTGAATCAGTGCAGGATACCAGAAAAGTGTAaactagaaaagaaaaaaacaaaaaaaaaaagaagaatcagACAAAACTCTGCATCTCATTGTCTCATCCTGACTGGAGACAGCAGTGTGTCCACAGCTTTAAAGTTGCGTCCGCTCGTTTCCCGTTACAGTTCTGTCCGTGCTTGGCAGCTGCAGGGGGTACTCGGCATGAGCTCTGTGATTTACGGATGAAGTCTGTCTTCTCGGCGCAGCCTTACAGGGACTCGCCCCACTCCTCCAGGATCTTCTTCAGGTCCTTCACCTTCAGCTTTTTCAGGTCGACTGTGCTCAGATCCAACTGTTTGTCTACAGGAACAGCAAGTAGTGATCAGAAAGTTACCCCACTTTGTCAGGGCCAATGCTTTAATAAAACCGGAAATTCAAGTGTAAATGCTAATTTCTCAAACTATTTACTGTTGTGTATATCTTGTATTATGTCATATACTTAAGTCTTAACCATTGTTCAtaatgtgtaaaaatgtaaacttgtgcaaagTTTTAGAAAATTTCCAAGTTACACTGGCTGTCTTCACCTGCTACAACACAAAATATTTTACATGCAATTTTGTGTTCGGACTCACTTGGTTGAAGAGTTTGAATGTCGGCACGAGTTGTAAATCAGTGGAATATAGACTCAGATTGTGATATTTCATGTTACTTTTTGGAATGATAATAAAAATTATGATTAGGCaagtagtattattattactcTTCTTGGCCACAATTATATAAAGCCCAAACTTTCACAAAGAATTTGTGCAAGATGGAGACGGAATTTTTCTGTTGTTGAAATCCCAAAGAAAACAACCGCAAGACAGAATCTGTGCACCTTGAAAGGACCCGATTTTAAAGGCGTGCACACGGCAGTCATCCAGAAGATTAGTCAGAGGCCTGGGGCTTCACCGTCAGAGCTCCTGGCTTTAGGCAAAATTAGACCCATTTTAAGCCTTATTTTGGCAGCTAAGAAGATGCTTTTATATATACTACTACTAATTTCAGAAAAATCCTGAAAGTTATGTCTGGAGCAGGCATATGCATGCAACTCCTTGAATGCAAGTTTGTTTTTCTACACAAACAGAATAATGTCTCACTCAATTTGGCACACAAATTAAAACCATACAAAGCCCATCAATCACACTGTGCAATAAATACTACCGGCGCACACACCGACAGGAAGAGCCATTTCTTACTAGCGTGttggcccgtggggatccatgagctctagatttggtagtgtttataaataggtagctcacatttttcaagggtggtaacacATTTTGCAAAGTTTCTTATTTAGTTAGAATGGtgtttgagtccagaatgtttttagaacctcagaGCTCAACAACCTTTTGAAgaattcaacccttttatttctggTTCACtacttaatgttaatttactgtcttaggtATTTATAAGTTGTTCAGATTCTTCTGATCATGTACAcagtattattatatggctacgacgcTACGCGCGCACTGACTGGTGATTTCCAGCCCGATATTTTCCATATCAGAtcattaccatgacaatcggtctggaacacgtatcacattcgttacaaaccagaaagctaaaaacacaattagaaaaaccaagtcagacatgaacatactctataaatatctaaacagcatcggaaaaatgcagactgaaagcttaccagctaacaaccggaccatctgttagcaagttcttcactaCAATTAgccacaacaacatttaaaaccacaaaaccctgaacttccatggtgcattgcagcacaatgtccactgtTATTAGCCAATACcaccaatttctccaaaaatattagccctatcaacttTGTTGTCGCAGCAAtcacccttgacccaaaacacataagcataccaaacggcaaatgtcagttcttccCAGTTTCTGTGAtcgaagcccccccccccacacacacaggccacttggctattacaatATAGATGTTGGATCCTTATAAACTATGGGATCTGATTAACTGCTTTCATGGATGtgtgggtgtttttgttttgcgtTTGTAGGGTCTACAGTTTTGGATGTTTAGAAAGAATGGTTTTGTAAAGAGGtaatataaatgtaaaaaaaatatggCTTtgttatcacccccccccccccccccccccaatcactcCAGAACTCTACGTGGACTACAGATGAGACCAACTTGCTGTGCAGCTTTCGCTATCATCGTCTGCTCCACTAAACAGACCACAGGGGCAAACACTAATgtgtgtactgttattctgcaATATGCTGCTGTGTCACAGCGACATCCATGAACTGGATCACAATGTGTGTGCCTGGCCACCATAACTACTCTTCTCTGCATAATGTCGGAACCTTTCAAAACTCTTGACATTTCATCAAACCTgtgaaatatatttatttatgggaGACACATTTTAATATTTAAATGTCTGTTATAAATTAGTCTCCGGTGACGAAGATAGGTATTTCTGCAGCCAGTTTCAGATTGTGAAAATTAATTTTACAGCCATCTCACTTTCATCTGTGAAACTAACAAGTTATTGAACCATTAGTCATTTAAGGTGGAAGACAGGCAGCATGTTGTGGGTTTATATTATGAAGATGAAAACAAAAGCTGCATATTTAGATATACACAAGTACACTTCACTCAAAAAATAGCTTGAAGTACACAAGGATGAGAAGATAAAGTAGTAAAGAGCTGAAATAGGCTTCCTTCTTTCACATACATACCATATTTTAACTCGCAGATCTGACTGTCCCTTTTCTTGAGTTTCTCACAGATCCTCTCCACCGGGACGTGGAAGCTGAGAGGCTTTGACACCTCGTTGATTATCTTGGTGGCCGCGTCACTTGTTGCCCCGATGTAGTAACACTGGAGAGCAGgtggacagaagcagctgtgactcaagtcttaagccctggtcccaccgagtAATGAAGGATgattaatgagccacgtagcatgtttttctggtacgagtccagttattcaacaatcgtgggagaatagcggctcttagaggcagaatattcagctaatgaggctcatcGCCGAGCGTTGCgcaaatttcaagaagttcaaaatttagcaacaacagcgtgggacagtttgtgtacgaggtactacgaggagcTACTAACCCTGGcagctatgaggacaggacaggccaATTTGCctcagccctcttgcacactacaatcccacctgctttgtgcaatgtatataaagtaattattttgtagcagattaatcatattCTGCCAGAGCttagatgttgaaaacacctctagttGCTTCTGAATCACAagacatttggagctttttccCCTCGGTctcataaaacagttgcatgttcattccttctttataagttgCAGTAAAAGTGATAGATAGATGAtagttatgatagatttaacatcttgttatggaTCAGATAAGGCGTACTCTGATGCAATGACTGGCACTTAAGCATTTTACAGAGAATGCAAGCTcgtaaaagagcgattttgcactaACAGACGAGCACAAAGTCAAAAACTGCATCATGGTGTCAAAACAGCtgtaaagctgcagaagaaatagagccagcgagaagaagtgcGGAGGCAACTGTCCAAGAAgccgtggttcggttctagctggtctggtgcatttaatgactggaacacaggtgaacagtagCCTGGCGCACACCGGCTGGActgtgtgacaacatcttgaatggatgctgtgaattgaaaacccacactttagagGGAGCAAGTGTggaagggctggaggtttggaccgaaaccatgcctaaacgtgcaccaacgtcacgttacatggcgctacatggatcaaatgtggcttgacgtggatcatatgtggcgacaTGAGCCATTTGAGGTTGGACGGGACTCATATGATAGGTCGgtagctcactagaggctgatacgtggcacatgagaggtacagagaggcaccttagtagcagATATGCGATatcttaaaacgtggatcattcttcaaataatccctGACACGCCcacgtgtggctcattattcatggattattattcggtgggaccaagaTGTTAGCGTTTAACTCGTATCAGTACTCTGTGCCGTCTCTGTTCTTAATGTGCTGAATGGTTGATCTGATCACACAATATTTTTACTTCCTCTGAAggatttttgtgtttattttgacCTACTATGGACTTGTTTCATATTAACATTTAACAACAGATTCCAATTTAATTAACAGCTTTAGACTGTCACATTCAAATGTTGCTGTAATTTCAGCTTTATTCCCTTGATTTATATGCACATCCCCTCAAACCAAAGCTGACTGTCTGCAATTTGTGCTCTTTATGAATGGCTTGCAACTTCAGCATGTTGTGGCAGAGTGTGATCCAACAGGACTGTGCACAAATCTCAAGGATCAAACCAAAATGCTTCAAAACCAGTTCCTCCCCTCAACACGTAAACTGTTTAAACTTTTTAAAGGTATCCTTTTCCCCACTGAGTGAGGAGGCTACTTACAAAGCGGTTTTCTTTGCCTTTGGCATCCTTGCAGGCCTTTAGGATGGCTGTCTCGATGTCTGCATTGTTGAAGTTCACGTTATTTGCTTTAAGCGACTCGTAAAACTTCCCAAGAAAGGTTACACATACTGGGAAGGGGTGGGGAGAAAAAAAGAAATGTAAATACATTCTGACGCAATTACTGGATGAAGTTTCACTgttcacaggtgtgtgtgtgtgtggtgggggaggGGAATGTTTGCAATAGCTGGTTGGGCACTGCAGGCAAAAAACACTATATTACAACAACATGAACTGCAAAtagatgcaaaaataaataaataaataaaaatgttaaagcGTACCCAGTCAAATTTagcttttttttaaagtatatttGTTCAAGGTATTAACACACTTTATCAGTAACATCCTGGTCAGATATTTAAAATACTTTGGCTATTTAGCCAACATTTAATTAACCATGGGGTTAGGTCAAGTAATTTTTCCCCACAAGGAAAACTGTAAGATGTAAAGTAAAACagcctcaattaaaaaaaaaaaaaaggtacaaaaaCCTAGTACTTTTGAAATCAATGTGTTGTACCTATTACTTAACTGATACTATCCAATTTCTAGtccaaaattataataataatttttaatagTGTCACTCGCCTTCAGAAGTTGCGACACATTTAATACCATTCAACATAGTAGCGCACACATTCATGTGTTgagaattttcaaaaataaacatttcacaTTATTTGCAGCCCAAACAATTCTTTCAGTCACCAAAAACCTCAAGATTTCCATATCTGACAATTCCCTTAATAACATTATCAAATAGAATGCCAAACTTTAAGCACTTCGATCACCTCAAGGATTTGCCGCAACATTtgcctgatgtaaaaacatacaaATTGACTATCTGTTTTTTGGATGGTTGCTTGTGTAAAATAAGTCATTTGAATATGTGAAGCTGGAACTATGgcagtcattttttttcctctgtagtATTTGCTGAACTTTGCAGACTTAAGTATATAAAAGAAAAATACACAAATTGGTAATGAAAAAACAATTCATTCGATTGAGTGGGAAAAGTGTATCCAAACGTTCGACTGCACTGCGTAAATAATGGCAGGGGGTGAGGGACAAAGTAGcgcaaattatttatttgtaacataaaatatggtttAACGCCAGGCTGCAacacttccccccccccccaaaaaacaattttaataaatttgcacgtCCACACATCACGCAAGTTACATCTCTGGAGTTGAAGGAGTCTGTTCTGTGCATAAGAGATTTCTTAGTTCCACTATCTCACTTTGGGTAGTGTTTCAAGAGGCTTTCACTGAATTATAATAAACAGAAAAGATATTGCCATTTATTTTGATATTCTAAAATTGCAATGTCATTAGAAAACAATCTTACTTCCCATGTCTTTGCATTTTTAGAAGACATTTTAATACTGATTAagccttatttttaaataaaagtcaATGCCTTTCATAACTAAGTATTTATCACATTTTTCTGTTTGTCCAATCTCTTCACtggtattacactcaacaaaaatataaacgcaacacttggttttgctcccattttgtatgagatgaactcaaagatctaaaactttttccacatacacattatcaccatttccctcaaatatttttcacaaaccagtctaaatctgtgacagtgagcacttctcctttgctgagataatccatcccacctcacaggtgtgccatatcaagatgctgattagacaccatgattagtgcacaggtgtgccttagacggcccacaataaaaggttaGAATCAATGCAGCCCGAGGTGGTTTTCATCGGGCAGCCAGTCACCGAAGTACAAATTCTCACCATCAGATTGGCCACTTCGCCGGAGGTGACATGGCTCCGCGGCAACCCgtacaatcatctttacacttacatTTATTCCCCCTcttgacagttttgtttttttatatatactgtatatggcttagtaacaatACAGTGAAATAGCAGCCACCACggtcagtgcttaatttgtaaagtgggaggtcccggagcgcagaggatgggtggctccggtgcagaaaaaaagaagggggggcttgcgaacaacgctgtgcaccacaccgaaaataaactgggcatgtactgtaggcctaataacactagtcacaccaaatgcggatagagtacaaattcctgtttaatgatgtacagtggtccctcgtttatcgcgggagttacgttctccgcgttcacaccgggagcgacacgagcgactgcagccacaggttgccatgtaatccctatgtaaggacgcgttttggcgccaagtcatgcagcgcgacgcgagtgaagcgattttgagcgttttgtgcgtttgtggcgcgatattgcgtcacgtcacgtcgccctcctccccatgttgaaaaatctgaactttttcgtttaatctcgtcgcgccgcgatgaccaatcagggactgaatatgtagtgacgtggagatgtctagagtttgactgaagatgtgaacatgtcctgtatctggtagcagcctgtgagcaggactagtctcttttgtcctttatttcacaatcatgacagagtttttggagcgagcagcagcaccacagcagggggagcggagttttttttttttttttttttttttacgtgcgcacgcgagcgaatcgtctgtgtggagaatattttattaattaactacacagatgtataataaaacaaatggtactGGTTTCTAAACAATTATGGCAGTTTTTTtgggg
It encodes:
- the manf gene encoding mesencephalic astrocyte-derived neurotrophic factor, which translates into the protein MLCVGGLSVALALALVPAEALKEGECEVCVTFLGKFYESLKANNVNFNNADIETAILKACKDAKGKENRFCYYIGATSDAATKIINEVSKPLSFHVPVERICEKLKKRDSQICELKYDKQLDLSTVDLKKLKVKDLKKILEEWGESL